In the Channa argus isolate prfri chromosome 19, Channa argus male v1.0, whole genome shotgun sequence genome, ttgaaccgttgaccctaagtacttaaagtcctgcaccttcttcacctctgctccctgtaacctcattgttccacctgggtccctctcattcacacacatgtattctgtcttactgtctaagcttcattcctctgttttccagagcagacctccacctctctagattttcctccacctgctctctgctctcactacaaatcacaatgtcatctgcaaacatcatagtctaTGGAGAAGGCCAacttttaacattacatttcattaaatgtaattttgtaaacATGTGTCAAACACCTTCATAAATACCTAAAATTGAATTAATGGTTTATAACACAGTCTGGTAGTTGCAAGCAAATGTGGGGACATAAGTTATTACACTACACTGTTTGATAACAGTGTCCCTCATTAGTGTATATTTATACACCAGCCCCCACTTGTGGTTGTACACAAGAAGAGTTAAAGTTGCAGTTGATCCTAAAAGCTACATTAGTTATGATAAACTAATAAAGACTACATACAGAAAGTAAATgggagcattttattttattgttattttgtttgtagCCTATAAATAGTCTAGCTGTCAACTGAAGCGATTAAATCTGTGGATTTATTCAAAGGAAATGTCTCCGACAGTAATCACACCTTACTCCCCGCCCGTTGTCTGCGGACGGGGGTGTTCATCTTGACCTAACTGAACACCTTTGACGAACGGCGAAGTCTCGCGAGAACTACCGACGTCACGGGATAATGGCTGGAGATCACGGATATTAGAAGGtacttttctgctttatttttctttgctttggaAATAGCGCATTTACTTGATACGCGTATTGTAATCTGCGAGCTATTTCCACGGCTCATGGGTGAAATAAGCATTTCTAGCGTTTTGCGCCAACTTACGTCGACACCGCCGGTAGAAACCGTCGAACCTTCGAAATAAGAGCACAATGTTTTCCGCGCTTTTTAGCACTACGAAAACAGTTAGCTGCCGCTCGGGGAACTATCCTCTCTCTGTAGCCACCAAAGGACTATAACCGCGTACGAGTCGGCTTGCACGGCCCGAAAAGTATTGAGAAACCCGCGTGATATCGCAAACAATCACCAGAAGCCGTTTGGACGTATCTCCAACACTGTTGTTAGCATTAGCCTGACCCACAGGCCTACTCAAGAAGCAGGCGGGagcttttattttccaaaactgTTTCTCCATCTCACCTGTCAAGACTGCTGATACAGACAATTCCAAGttgataaatgtttattttggtgTTTGCGATCTATGTCGAGTCTCATAAACTGTCTGCTTCTTTTCCACGTCCCCACACTGTCCCCTGCTTTCCTGACTGGGACCAACAGAGGAATCCACAGTTAAACGGGAGGTGAAGCTGTGGCTCAACTTCTCAGCATCACTGACACACTACTGAAagtaagtgtttttattaattgattgTGTTTTAAAGACTTAAAATTAGCTAAACATCATTTCTGTCATTTGggattgtttttactgttatttcTGTCAAAGTAATAATTTGCGTGGAAAAGAGAGGCCTGGTAATGGTTCctattttgctttttgtcagCACGAAATGACCAGAAGCATCAATTAGTCTATGCTACTAACAGgtatttgaattgaatttctgTTTAATTGTATTCCTCTGTGCTCACAGCTCCTTTGTTGtccaaaactataaaaattacaggaataaactaaaatatgtgGAAAACAGTCACCAATAAATGCACTATTTCATTctcttttggaaaaaaaaaaatcagttttagcCAGTTATTTGGCCTGTTTTTATATCAAACGAAATATTTGTGCGATGTTTTATAATGATAATTTCTTCAGTAGGGAGTAGGGGGCTTGAAAATGAGAGCCTTTGACAGACGGGGTAGGAAAGTCAGCACACACCGTGAGGTGGCAAAAATAAGACGGTATTAAATCCGTAGTTTTGCATCTTTTCATGCAGCAACCGTTAAATATGGTTTGGGCACTTAAATAAATCTTCAGTCAAGTAGACTTTAGCCTCAATGTTTAACTTTTTGGTGTtggaaatgcagaaaaactcATAAAACTTAATAAGTATTGCAGATTACTTTAATGACTCAGCATCAGCGTAGGCCATCCACATTTCGTTGTACATTGGTACTTGCGTGATATAGACTTGGGCTTTTATTGCACCTTGAAGAACCTATGTTCTGCCTATTCATGTcaatataaacaaatgtattaattttgaCTATTTCAATGTCATTAACACGCAGCAGAGATGGCTCATGTCTCCAGTCATGGGAAGCTGCTCTTGCAGCGTTTGCATCAGCAGCGGGAGATGGATTTTTTGTGTGACATAACCATAATGGTGAAAGATGTGGAATTTAGAGCTCACCGCAACATCCTGGCTGCGTTCAGCAAGTACTTCTCATCCCAGGCTGAAAAAGGTCAAGATGTAATAACCTTGGACCCTGACAAAGTCAGCCGATATGCTCTGGAGAAGTTGCTGGAGTTCATCTACACAGGACAGATGAATCTGAGCAGGTAAACCTAGTTTGTTTTACAGGTTTTTGGTCGAAATTGAGTATTTTTCAGTTAACttaataaaaagtgtttaatttttaattttgtcatgGTTTTAGCACCAGGCAAGCAGCTGTACGTCGAGCCGCCGTGTTCTTGGGAATGTCTGAGGCCACAAAGTATCTGGAGGAATTCCCCCACTGGGCCGAGCCGAGCAAAACGTCCCAGTCGGAGACTGATAAAGAAAGTGGTTTCTCTCCCCCTAGTCCTGCTTCTCCTGGCAGCCCCAGCTTCCAGTGTCCCCTGTCAATCATCTCCATTCAAGGAGACAGCCAGGAGGAGGGGCAGGACAGCAAGGAGCAGGACGATGAGGCCAAAGCTGTGGATGTGGAAGAGGGAGACAAAAGTGATGAAGAAAACACCGTCACAACACTAAAGAGCATTGGACGAGGGCAGGGCAGGAAGAGGGGTAGAAAGCCTAAGAGTTTCAGCGTGGAGCAAGTGCAGCCCAGCAGCTCTGCTGATGGTACACCCGAAATTCAGAGCTACCGGGGGCGGGGtagaggcagagggagaggcAGGGGCAGAGGGAGAGGTGGTGTCAAAACTGAAGATCAGTCTTGGGAAGATTCAGACACGAGTGTGAAAGACTTTGGAGACACTTCTGCAGACTGGAGCCCCTCACAGGAGGATGAGTTCCAGGCCAAGAAACCACGGCTAAGCAGTGGGGAGGGACGCAGAGGAAGAGGCCGAGGGAGGGGGCGAGGCAGAGGGAGAGGCAGGGGCCGACCAAGAAAGAAGATcgtggaggagggagaggacagCGGCTCCTTCTGGGccgatgaggaggaggaggagggtgagatAGGTGAACAGGATCCGTCAGAAATGGATGAGATGTCGCTGTCGTGCACCGAGTGCAACAAGCTGTTTAAAGATGCAAGCAGCCTGCGCAGACATGAGAAAATCCACAAGGGGCTGAAGCCATTTGTCTGCATCTTCTGCTCTAAATCCTTCAGACAAGCCACCCAGCTAAAAACACACTTGCGCATACACACAGGTgagttagaaaaaaatgtattgataaaCACCTAACAGGGCGTTTAGCTGATCGATCCTTCCTCAGTGCAGTGGGTGTAATCAGAGTTGACAGAACCAAAGGGGATTTATTGAAAGGCCTTGTTTTGCCAGACCTCGATGAAAATCTCCTAAATTTAGGGGAAAGGGCAAAGAAAATGTCAGACAGAGGAAAATGCACATTTGGCTATGTGTTCGTCAACAATTGAACAAGTCGACTAAACCAGAGTTTTCTACAGCACGTGTTAGCAGAAGTGTGAGTAGCCTGAAACAAAGGGCCTTAGCTTTAAACATCACAGGGATTCTTAGACTGATTAGCAGAAAACAAGCAGCGGTGCAGCATTAACTGATGGACATGAATAATGAGATGAGTTGCATCTGGATCCGTCCTAATTCAGCTCAGCAAATGACTGACTGAGCAGCCGAACACGTGTTTCCCAAAAGATCCACTTGAAGTTAGTTTAAAGGTTTTGGGTTTCTAGTTGTTAAATGGTTTTCAGCACCAGCTCAAACATGTTGACTAACGAGTGCGGTTCTCTGCGGCGTTTGTTGCAGGAGAGAAGCCGTTTAGCTGCTCGGACTGCGACAAGTGTTTTGCTCAGAAGTGTCAGCTTGTGGCTCACCGCCGAATGCACCACGGAGAGGAGAAGCCTTACACCTGCGAGCGCTGCGGTTTCAAGTTTGCTACCTCGTCCAACTACAAAATACACATCAGGTACAAGTGCTGTGCCTGTTAATAGCGTGCACACAAATTGTCCGTTTGGGAAcgttaaaaaaagacagacggAGCCAGATTTAAACTGTTGGGCAAAGACTAAGCTATCATAGTTTGCTTATTTAGTCAGTAATTATCCACTGTTGTTTGGTtcataaaataacagaaaatagtGTTAACTTCCCATCAGAAGTTAACTGAGGTCATGGACAAGTCTTGAAAAGTCATTTTCTTTGCCTACAGGCTGCACAGTGGGGAGAAACCGTATGTCTGTGACATCTGTGGGCAGGCCTTTGCCCAGTCCAGCACACTGACGTACCACAAGAGACGgcacactggagagaaaccttaTCAGTGTGATCTGTGTGGCATGTCCTTCTCTGTTTCCTCCTCTCTCATCGCTCAcgcaagaaaacacacaggtgaGGCGGGTTTCACCCACTGAAGTCTGAACGAGGGAACAAGCACTTCTGATTTTCTTCCGAACGTTTTCGACTGAGCAAGAATTGTAACGGGCCAAACTCGTCACCTTTTGGCTCAACGCAGCTGTTCTGATTGTGTTTCAGGGGAGACCCCGTACAAATGTTCGCAACCAAAATGCGACGCAAGCTTTGTGACCTCGTCCGAATTGAAGAAACACATGCGGCGACTTCACCCAGGTGAGTTTCCTGATCTCAGATTAGACTTTAGCCACAGAACACGTAATGAAACCAGAatgatttaatattgttttttttcccttcggCTCCACATTACTCTCACTTGTTTCCTGTTAATGTCGAATTGTTTAAGCTAACACATGAGTAAACATATTGTACAACAGCAATAGAATTCACAGTGTCCACCGAGCTACAGGCTCTGAGAGCAACTTCTGATTCCATGGAGAGAATTAAAAGAGTAAACACCAGGGTTGATGATGTAATCTTTCTCCCGCTgtgctgcctgtgtgtgttcagagggGAACAATGGTGTGCAGTGCCTGCTGTGTGGAAACAGATTTGCCAGTGTGAAGAACATGATCAAACACCAGGAGAAGGCTCACGCTGATGAAGTGCGGCAACACAAGGAAAGAGCCAGAGCTGGTGAGCTTGAAGGCCgtgagaaaaaatgttttatgttgattACAaaactctgacacacacactatgtGGAAATGTGAGTGATGGTATTATGCTGGATAGAGATGCTACATGTTCTCCTCCTTCCTGCAAGCAAGTGAATCGTATATGTCtatatgtttttctgtgcatcTGTAATGCGAATGCCAAAGTGTCCTTTAGGGAGACAATGGAcatcaaaacatttcaacagaatttttggtttgttttgatttCTCAAACTGCGAAAATACTTCAGCTGTTGAATCTGCTAATTTGCTTTAAAGTTCAGTCTGTTCACAACTTGTGAAGCAAAGAGCCAGGTCCCAAGAAGAAAAGGGTATAGATCTGCTGTAGCTTGTGCAGAAGCTACTACCAGGGAAACACAACTGGGAAAATCTCGTAAACATGTTGAAGCTTTGAAATATACCGAATTGATTTAGAAACGTGGGACTTTAGTTTCATATTCATGTGCATTCTGGCCGAATTTCCTACAGTGCAGTCGAAATCCATTAGAGCAGCCAAGAAACTACTGACATGTACACAAAACCACTTCGATATTGTAGTAAGACCAACTTGAAAAATCCTGACCCATCCTGTTCTAATGTCCCAGTAAGGGTCCCAAAACTGAGGGCTGTAAGCAGGGAGTGAGGCCAACGTGGACTCGTTCACAGAGTCAGCACTTAAGGTTCAgttttgtctctcttttgctgactctgtttgtgtgtgtgagcagttgTCCTCCTGGCCTCCAGTCATCCTGTGGCCTTCGTCCAGAGCAAACTCTCCCAGGAAAACAAAGGTTTGGGCTCCATCCCTGAAGGCGAGCCAGCCAACCCGGAACCGGCCACCCCCAACCCCAAAGCCACCGTGCCGTCCGCAGACGTCATCACTGCTGATGTCACAACCATTAACAGTACCACTACCACAGCCGGCGACATAATCGAGGACTTCAAGACGGAGCCTACTGACCCCACCATCACCACCCCCGAGCAGGTGACCTTCGACACTGACCAAGAGCAAACAATCAACTCAGACACCCTCCACGCTCTGGTGGAGCAGCTGCGGCCACCGCCCTCTCCTGCCCAGAGCTTGGAGCAGATCGTCATCATTAGGACGGTGGACACCCCTGAAAACCACCCCTCTCAACAGTGAGGGTACTggagggtcagaggtcacactGGTGGAACATACTCACTGTTTAACACTGTTTAACATAGCAGCTACAGCCAAGTCGGGGATCCCAATTCAGCCGTTTATTCCTGTAAAGTAACAGACATTTGGTCATCCGCCAGTGAAGgatgtttcttttattacaacggaggttttattttcttagttttgtcatatcagtaaaaaaaatactgtacttcCAAAGTTAGTTGCTAAGATATTTGAACACAGTAAGTCACATCAAGACAACGCAGTGACATTAAAAGACCAACTTGTGTTCTGTCGTGTGTCGCAAAACAAATTCACCAGATCTTCATCAGAGACGCACTGATCCTGTGTATGTGGCACATTTACAATTTTCTTCGGTCTTAATTTCCCTCAGCTCCGTTTTTCAGCAGTAATTTCTCATGTATATCACCTAATGTGATGATGTGTCCCTCTGTAACTCAGTGTTTTCACAGCATTGGAAGCTTGTTATCGAGGTTGCCCACATTCACCTCCTGTGTATATGATTCCATTTTTAGCCACTACCTAACCAAAAGCCGAAAGATTGGAGTAACTTTTGTGTTAACAGTTCTCACTGGAAGGAATAATTAGCGTAACGAGTgtgtaaagaaagaaatgatggGTCACTCTTTACAACCTTTGCATTGTGTAATAGATAATGTAGTTTGTAGGAGCCTAGTTATGACATactatgattttatttatcatttatgtttCACCTGCAAGTGTTTGACATGTAATAGAGGCTTTATTAATGTACACAGCCCCTGTTAATGCAAACCAAAATGATTTTTCAGTGTGATAGAgttttttaaagcagctttttcaGGTCTTAGCAGAAGTGTCTGTGCTTCAAAAACTGCATTATACACTGTTGATATACAACTTGGAAGTAGCTGTTGTatgtttcctttctttgttttttactttggaCAAAATGTTGCATTATTGTACAGAAATGTGAATTGACATAGACGTTCACTACTCTATAAAAACTGTACAACTGAacagaaaatatgatttaagaGATAAGGGGATAATATAATGTGATTATCTCAGCAAGAATTGTAGAGGTGTTGttgaaatttaataaaagaaattcaACTTGTATCCGAAAAGGTTTGTCTCCTAACAActtgttaagttttttttttactttaatattttcgACTCTGCTTTATCAAAACCTTAAACAAGAAACTCATTCTACTCAAATCACCTCGCACATAGTAAGTGGAAAATccttaaaaggttttaaacatagcgttttaaaagaaatcacacTGGCAAAAGGAAACAAGGCAAAAGAAGCTGCCAAAACATTAAGACCAAGTCTTAAGAcaatgagtgtttgtgtgtgtatgtactggACGCTATGGGAGTTCTATGTAATTAGCAATGGTCTGAAATAATCTGTAGAATCATCAAAATGCTCATTTTGAACATGATTTTTTACCAATTCCTCAAGTTGTTTatgaatcaaaacaaaaatggcgGCCAGCCCATTATTTTGACAGGACACAAGTTGAAACAAGGAAACACAACTTGGGGAACTGGTTCCAACTCGTCCGTGTCATAAATGCTATTAAACGTGGAAAGCTGACAATAACATACTAATAAATCTTGGCTAAATATTAACCTGATCCTCGTGTAAAACGTCAAAGAAAGTCTTTTTGTCCTCGACGAGACGCTGTCCTCACTCGTTACCATAGAAACCCAAACTTTGCCTTAGACAAGATGCTAGATAACGAAAAGCTTTCTTCGTTTTACGAAGCTGTCTGCGCAGAACACCAGACCCAAATAAATCCACACATTTTGGGGGTTTTGAAGGAGTCGACGTTAACTGGGTAAGTGGCCAAaggtacattttcattttagcttCGAAGAAAAATAAAACGAGCTGTTGGACTTAATGGTGCCTTCAAGgtctgtcacattttaaaggCAGCGTTATTTCACTTGACACCTGTTTAGAAGATGCTACcaaaagtgaaataaagtaTACaatcacatttgagaagcttgtaaaataatttaaaaaaaaacaataaatttagttctgattattattattattatttttgcctaTGATGCAGCTCTTAAAAGTGTGATACGGCCCCTTCAGCTAAGTGCAACAATAAACTTTAATACCCTTACATTGCTAGTTTAATTTACATGCAGCTAATTTgagaaaacaactaaaaacataGGTCATAGATCACAGAttgtttcaatttatttttgcagaaattAGGCTAAATAAGCTTGTGCAGTACTAGGCATCATCTGATTATACAATCaataaaattctgttttgtgtttggcaGAAGTTTTGACTTAAAACTGCCAGGAAACAACAGACTGAGACAAATTCAGAGGCTTAATGATGAAGACGTCCGCGTTCTCTCTAAATGTCTGCAAAGCAAGCGTGTGAGAGGTGAGCAGCTCGATTCAGCGAACTCTAAACTAGGATGCTTGTGACTATTTTAACCTTTGTTATGTCAGCAGGTCTTCATTTGCAGTACAATAACATAACAGATGCAGCGGTTGTACACCTTGCTGACCTCTTACAGGTGGGTAATGTGGGATATTTCATTGACTATGACAATCAGACAGTCAGACATTTAGTAACACTAAAGCACGTGATCCGCTTTTTGACCGTAAGGGCACAACAATTGAGTTGTCCCATTGGATAGAGTCGTGTTAAGGgttaaaaaaggaaggaaaccTTAACTGGGACTGTGGTGTTTACTGTTACAGCCCAAGACATTTGACATATGTCATGTAATTTGTGTTGTAGTTGTTGAACTGTATAATTTCATTGTTCAGGAAGAGAATTCAGCTCTGTGCTCTCTGGACCTGATGTTCAACAACATACAGACAGATGGAGCTGAAGTCCTCGCCAAGAGCCTGCAGGTTCacgcctccctctctctctctctcacacacacacacacacgcacacacacacacacacacacacacacacacacactacctaCTTACTTATTATGCTTTTAATGCGAACAAATCCACACTTGGTCTGTAGTATTTGTCACAGCCGGATGCTGAACTCTTGTCCCCATGAAAATCTTTCTCTAATAACGTTTAATAtctgctgtgtttatttctcactgGTGGGCCTtccacactctctcttttgaaatTCATAAtcgttttaataataataatatcatcCCCATTGTGTTGCTCTCGCCTACAGGGTAACAGCAGCCTGATCTCCCTCACGCTGTCAGGTAACAAGGTCGGGAACAGAGGAGCCATGCACCTGGCCAGCATGCTGCAGGTGAACAGCACTCTgcaggagctggagctggctgactgtgacctggtaaacacacacacacacacacacacacacacacacacacacacacacacacacacacagagtattgGTGGTCAGGCTGGTTACTGACATCATAATGACACCGTGTGTAGTAACTTGtagcaaaatgtaaacaaaaatacctaaatttgactaatttattagttatttaggAGCCTGAAAAGGTGAAAGTGCCCAATATTTCACTAAAGTTTAGACACAAAGCCGTTATGTCCagtttttataacattttaaagatttcttGTTGTACAAAAATCCAATATTTTGCTTGtattaaatactttattacATTAGAAACCAAAGGAACAgaaagttctttttttattattcaatatgttctacagtaaataaatgcatttgccTTGTGTTACCTTCAGGCCACTCAGAGTGTGATCGCATTCGCCATTGTGTTGAAAAGCAACAAGAGCCTTCGCTCTCTCGACATCAGCCGACCGCTGCTCTTCAGCCATCAGGTACAAACTCACGCTGCGACCTTAACCCTGAAATCACACAGAACATTTAAGAGCTGGATTTGGTTTGGTGCCGTGTTCCTCCGTTTCTGTGACAACACAAGACAGACAGATGTAGGACTCTGACCTGAACCTGTTTGTCTCCCAGGACGAGTGCCTGGTGCACTTCTCTGAGATGCTGGTGGTGAACAGCAGCCTGGTGGAGCTCCACCTGGGGAAGATGGGGTTGACCGACACTGGGATGGAGAGGCTGGCTGAAGGCCTCCGGCTTAATCACGGCCTGCGTTACCTGGACCTGCACTGGTACGAGCACGAGCGTCCCCTCACACCCAGCGCGTCCAAACATCGGCACGTTTCACCGCTGACAgcctgtgtttgtctgcagtaACCGAGTGAGTCGTGATGGCGCATTCCACCTTTCTGAGATGCTGAAGCGGAACCGGACTCTGGAGATAGTAGATCTGTCGTTCAATCGGATCGAAGATGAAGGTGCTTTGTATTTGAGTCAAGCCATCACCTCGCCAGGCTGCATCCTGACAGAGTGAGGCTCACGCACTCACACATGACAACATTAAGCAGTTAATGAAAAGTTAAAGGGCTGTTTTATTAAACAGAACTTTAAAATTGGCTCAACCCTCACCTTCAAATCCACAGAGTTCCAAAGTTCcacttttttaagatgtttaaatATCCAACTTTTACATCATCAACACAAAGGATTATTAGAGGCCTGAAGTATAGAGATTTCACTAAATCTATACAGGTTCATGAGCCTgagatctttttttgttttctggatATATTTGGAAGCTCGGAGTCAAAATGTAGATATTCAGATGCTTTAAGGACTTTAGAACCCTGAAGAGAAAGTTTGCAgtacttaaaaagaaaacagtggaaGACTGAGCCTAAGTAAGgagaatagaaaataaattccTGTGAAATCATTTCCTTTACCCAATGAGCCCGAAGGTCCTGGGCCGCACATCACTCAATCATCTCGACTGTGCAAGCACGTACCTGTAACTTACTAACACTGTCTCTGTCCTTCAGGCTGTCTGTCAAGAGTAACAACATTGGGACTGAGGGTTTACTGGCTTTAGCTCGGGCTAGGAAAGCTAAGACATCCCTGTCCCACATCTACATCTGGGGAAACCACCTGGAGGAGCCGGTCTGCCAGGTAACATCTTGATGAACTACAGCACATAAACTGACATAATCTATGAAATGGAAAATTCTTCTCTTTCAGGCCTTCAGCGAGCTGATATCCAGCGGCCGCCTGCTGCCAGAGCAGACAGACGTCAGCGCGTACGAGGTGGACGGTCACGTGTTCCTCGCAGAGGTCTTCCACAGTGTGAGGAGACACCATACAGCTGCACAGGCTCAGAAATCCAACAACACACCAAGATTTAAAACCTGATGGAACGTGGAAACGAAAAACTTAGAGTCGAGTTTCTGAATGAGAcgtctttaaataaatgtgtccaaaaaagaaaatttgcatCCTGAGATCTTTATTTGCAATTGAATGTAAGGCTCACGTATTTAAGGGCTTAAGTTTGTGAAAATACATTGTGGATACATGTGAAACAGTTCCAACTGTTGAGTGCACGACGATTTAAAAAACTTGATAAACTTGATAACTGTGATAATTGAGTGTTCCTTTTAGAGCAAATCGCAGTGAATTAACTTATAAAAATGAGCTGAGGCCACGTGTTCAGTGGTAAGATCACCAACAGAAAGTGAAGAAAGCTCTTCCTCAGCAGCTTCTTTTGTTCGAAAGCTGGGAATAGGTTGCTAGGAAACATGAATGTGAATTATGTCAATCATGTTTTTGAAACAAAACATATCACATCAGGTTACGTAACAACAGTGTCATAACTCTGTAATTGTATTGATAAAATCTGGAGAGTTTTTGTTCAAAACTTTTtggacatttgaaaaaaatatcaacagtttttcatgtgctgtatgtgtgaatgatTTGGAACAAATGCATACAATAAATGCTGGGAATGTCTCTAAGTGTAGCTTCATGACATTTGACCTCTACTCCTCTGGACTCTCCTGATGTTTAAGTGTAGTGTCTAGATCCCAATCCACCAGGACGCTCCTCTTCCTCAGGCAGTGGTTCAGCTGCTGTCGATCCTGGGAGCTAATCGTCCATCGCTGCGCCGACAGCCGGGTCAGCGCCGGCAGTCGAGGCAGAGCGCAGAGCAACTCCGGCATCCAGGCTGAGCAGGAGGCGGAGCTCGAAGGCCGCAGGCTGAGGTCCACTTCCTCCAGCGAGCCCAGACCTCCTGCCGCAAACAGGGCGGCCCACCCTTCATCACCCACAGAGCCATTGTAGGAGAGATCCAGCAGACGCAGGGAGGACAGACAGCCTCGTCTGCACACTGCAGCTGCACGGGACAGAGACGGATCACAGGACGTGACTGTTTGTACagtgtggacatttttttttttacatctccaaatacttttgtaatttttatattgtacttttagttgtgttttttactgCTCACTTTACTGGTTTATTATTGGTTattgtcatttcacatttttccaaaaGGGTTACTGTTCATGTTTATGTCTTTTCCTTGTCTTCAACAATTATACATACGACTCAAAAGATTTGGTCTTCACTTTGATAATCGCCCTTGTTGTGTAAAGTAGATGAGgtaaatttgtgttttagtgGATTTTGGTACAGTACTGAGATTGTGAGATTTACCGAGGTGACGTAGGTCGTCAGTGGTGAGCTCACAGCTGCTGAGATGAAGCTCCAGGATGACTGATGGCAAAGCATCCAACAGCAGAGCTAAACGCCCGCTGACCACTTTGCACCAGGAGACATTCACACTGCGGAGGTACGGCACCACCAgggcttacacacacacacacacacacacacacacacacacacacacacacacacacacacacacacacacacacacacacacacacacacacacacacacacacacacacacacacacacacacacacacacacacacacacacacacacttcaaggCTCTATATCACATTTTTAACCATTTTGACTTCAGTCCAATTCAATGAAAATGTATAGCAATCCAGAGATtcaacatttctttcatttagaagaagcaaaaaaaatgaaaatatgtcagAAGTTTATCAGGCATCAAACTCACGAAATCATCATTATTCACATAGGTGTTTTATA is a window encoding:
- the lrrc34 gene encoding leucine-rich repeat-containing protein 34 isoform X3; translated protein: MLDNEKLSSFYEAVCAEHQTQINPHILGVLKESTLTGFDLKLPGNNRLRQIQRLNDEDVRVLSKCLQSKRVRAGLHLQYNNITDAAVVHLADLLQEENSALCSLDLMFNNIQTDGAEVLAKSLQGNSSLISLTLSGNKVGNRGAMHLASMLQVNSTLQELELADCDLATQSVIAFAIVLKSNKSLRSLDISRPLLFSHQDECLVHFSEMLVVNSSLVELHLGKMGLTDTGMERLAEGLRLNHGLRYLDLHCNRVSRDGAFHLSEMLKRNRTLEIVDLSFNRIEDEGALYLSQAITSPGCILTELSVKSNNIGTEGLLALARARKAKTSLSHIYIWGNHLEEPVCQAFSELISSGRLLPEQTDVSAYEVDGHVFLAEVFHSVRRHHTAAQAQKSNNTPRFKT
- the lrrc34 gene encoding leucine-rich repeat-containing protein 34 isoform X4 — translated: MLDNEKLSSFYEAVCAEHQTQINPHILGVLKESTLTGFDLKLPGNNRLRQIQRLNDEDVRVLSKCLQSKRVRGLHLQYNNITDAAVVHLADLLQEENSALCSLDLMFNNIQTDGAEVLAKSLQGNSSLISLTLSGNKVGNRGAMHLASMLQVNSTLQELELADCDLATQSVIAFAIVLKSNKSLRSLDISRPLLFSHQDECLVHFSEMLVVNSSLVELHLGKMGLTDTGMERLAEGLRLNHGLRYLDLHCNRVSRDGAFHLSEMLKRNRTLEIVDLSFNRIEDEGALYLSQAITSPGCILTELSVKSNNIGTEGLLALARARKAKTSLSHIYIWGNHLEEPVCQAFSELISSGRLLPEQTDVSAYEVDGHVFLAEVFHSVRRHHTAAQAQKSNNTPRFKT
- the lrrc34 gene encoding leucine-rich repeat-containing protein 34 isoform X1; this translates as MLDNEKLSSFYEAVCAEHQTQINPHILGVLKESTLTGSFDLKLPGNNRLRQIQRLNDEDVRVLSKCLQSKRVRAGLHLQYNNITDAAVVHLADLLQEENSALCSLDLMFNNIQTDGAEVLAKSLQGNSSLISLTLSGNKVGNRGAMHLASMLQVNSTLQELELADCDLATQSVIAFAIVLKSNKSLRSLDISRPLLFSHQDECLVHFSEMLVVNSSLVELHLGKMGLTDTGMERLAEGLRLNHGLRYLDLHCNRVSRDGAFHLSEMLKRNRTLEIVDLSFNRIEDEGALYLSQAITSPGCILTELSVKSNNIGTEGLLALARARKAKTSLSHIYIWGNHLEEPVCQAFSELISSGRLLPEQTDVSAYEVDGHVFLAEVFHSVRRHHTAAQAQKSNNTPRFKT
- the lrrc34 gene encoding leucine-rich repeat-containing protein 34 isoform X2, whose protein sequence is MLDNEKLSSFYEAVCAEHQTQINPHILGVLKESTLTGSFDLKLPGNNRLRQIQRLNDEDVRVLSKCLQSKRVRGLHLQYNNITDAAVVHLADLLQEENSALCSLDLMFNNIQTDGAEVLAKSLQGNSSLISLTLSGNKVGNRGAMHLASMLQVNSTLQELELADCDLATQSVIAFAIVLKSNKSLRSLDISRPLLFSHQDECLVHFSEMLVVNSSLVELHLGKMGLTDTGMERLAEGLRLNHGLRYLDLHCNRVSRDGAFHLSEMLKRNRTLEIVDLSFNRIEDEGALYLSQAITSPGCILTELSVKSNNIGTEGLLALARARKAKTSLSHIYIWGNHLEEPVCQAFSELISSGRLLPEQTDVSAYEVDGHVFLAEVFHSVRRHHTAAQAQKSNNTPRFKT